A single genomic interval of Litoreibacter ponti harbors:
- a CDS encoding alpha/beta fold hydrolase, producing MPKYLDTAQGRRIAYHRTEGRGPGLVFLGGFKSDMEGTKAVHLEAWARAQGRAFLRFDYSGHGESSGAFTDGAIGDWAEDAEAAITALTDGPQILVGSSMGGWISLLMTKRIAACIAGLVTIAAAPDFTEDSMWAGFSDAQKAELAAGQVALPSDYGEPYIITKRLIEDGRAHLVLRDPLPLPFPTRFLQGTDDADVGMSVALRLLDHAEGPDMRLVLLKGGDHRFSDAAALELIENAIDNVLGAL from the coding sequence ATGCCCAAATATCTCGACACGGCGCAGGGCCGCCGGATCGCCTATCACCGCACCGAGGGCCGCGGCCCGGGGCTGGTCTTTCTGGGCGGGTTCAAATCCGACATGGAGGGCACAAAGGCTGTGCATCTCGAAGCGTGGGCGCGCGCGCAGGGCCGCGCTTTCTTGCGGTTTGACTATTCCGGCCATGGCGAAAGCTCCGGCGCATTTACCGACGGCGCGATTGGCGATTGGGCCGAGGACGCCGAAGCCGCGATCACCGCCCTGACGGATGGGCCACAGATCCTTGTCGGCTCCAGCATGGGCGGCTGGATTTCGCTGTTGATGACCAAGCGCATCGCGGCGTGCATCGCCGGGCTGGTGACCATCGCCGCGGCACCGGATTTTACCGAAGACAGCATGTGGGCGGGCTTCTCTGACGCCCAGAAGGCGGAGCTTGCCGCGGGGCAGGTCGCGCTGCCCTCGGATTACGGCGAGCCCTACATCATCACCAAGCGGCTGATTGAGGACGGGCGCGCCCATCTGGTGCTGCGCGACCCGCTGCCGCTGCCCTTCCCGACGCGCTTCCTGCAGGGCACCGATGATGCGGATGTCGGCATGTCCGTCGCCCTGCGCCTGCTCGACCATGCCGAGGGGCCGGATATGCGGCTTGTCCTGCTCAAGGGTGGCGATCACCGGTTCTCCGACGCGGCCGCGCTGGAGTTGATCGAGAACGCCATCGACAACGTCCTGGGGGCGCTGTGA
- a CDS encoding alpha/beta hydrolase: MRRFGRIMGRVLLVLVLVCLAIWTFVPREPVDTEISFDSSVLGDDLDAYLARTEAQFDDITEGVEKRVIWHGSPGTRTPLSIVYIHGFSATSEEIRPVPDRLAEELGANLFYARLKGHGRGGLAMAEPVAGDWIEDTAEALAIGRRIGEEVVVIATSTGGTVAAIAATNPALMERVKGIAMVSPNFRVRSPAAVILEWPMVRSWAALVAGAERSFAPINEDHGKYWTTLYPTTALIPMAAVVKYARELDYSEVSTPALFVFSDEDGVVSSETTRAVSTKWGGPVELAPRVMGEGDDPFHHVIAGDILSPGQTDETVALLKDWVEGL, translated from the coding sequence ATGCGCCGGTTTGGCAGAATTATGGGCCGCGTCCTGCTGGTTCTGGTGCTGGTCTGTCTGGCAATCTGGACCTTCGTGCCGCGAGAGCCTGTAGATACAGAAATTTCTTTTGATTCCAGTGTTCTGGGCGATGATCTTGATGCGTACTTGGCCCGGACTGAGGCGCAGTTCGACGACATCACCGAAGGTGTCGAGAAGCGCGTGATCTGGCATGGCTCACCTGGCACCCGGACGCCGCTGTCCATCGTCTATATCCACGGGTTCTCCGCGACCTCCGAAGAAATCCGCCCGGTCCCCGACCGGCTCGCCGAGGAGCTTGGTGCTAACCTCTTCTACGCGCGGCTCAAGGGACACGGGCGCGGTGGGCTTGCCATGGCAGAGCCTGTCGCGGGCGACTGGATCGAGGATACCGCTGAGGCGCTCGCCATCGGACGGCGGATCGGCGAAGAGGTGGTGGTGATCGCGACTTCCACCGGCGGCACCGTCGCCGCCATTGCGGCCACCAATCCTGCCCTGATGGAGCGGGTGAAGGGCATCGCGATGGTCTCGCCCAATTTCCGCGTCCGCTCGCCCGCCGCCGTGATCCTCGAATGGCCGATGGTGCGCAGCTGGGCCGCGCTGGTTGCGGGCGCGGAGCGCAGCTTTGCGCCGATCAACGAGGACCACGGCAAATACTGGACGACGCTTTACCCGACCACGGCGTTGATCCCGATGGCGGCGGTCGTGAAATACGCCCGCGAGCTGGATTATTCCGAGGTCTCCACACCCGCACTGTTCGTGTTCTCCGACGAGGACGGCGTGGTGTCGTCCGAGACCACGCGCGCCGTGTCCACCAAATGGGGTGGCCCGGTCGAACTGGCCCCGCGTGTCATGGGCGAGGGGGACGATCCGTTTCATCACGTGATCGCGGGC